A stretch of the Leptospira kirschneri serovar Cynopteri str. 3522 CT genome encodes the following:
- a CDS encoding cytochrome-c peroxidase, whose translation MKPSTTGMFYLTFLGILLVTCGPSEKTKKLIDDSKKIFGTIPDKMPGGEVDTPELIQLGEKLYFEKKLSANDTQSCNSCHNVVGKAAGVDNLPTSPGAFGKNGVRNSPTVLNAGFHIAQFWDGRAKDLKEQAKGPILNPVEMAMPSALEVEKKIGQIPEYQELFAKAYPDSLTKENSNTLTRTQKITYDNITGAIAAFERTLKTQDRFDDFQKGSHNALSVEEQEGLEKFITTGCITCRIGPLLGGNSFRKLGQVNPYENSSDTGRQNLTKNSSDAFVFKVPSLRNVAITGPYFHDGKVTTLEEAVKKMAHLQLGKDLSDSDTKLIVTFLKTLTDKNRSN comes from the coding sequence ATGAAACCATCTACAACGGGAATGTTCTATTTAACGTTTCTAGGAATTCTTTTGGTGACTTGTGGCCCGTCTGAGAAGACGAAAAAACTGATTGATGATTCTAAAAAAATTTTCGGAACCATTCCGGATAAAATGCCGGGTGGGGAAGTAGATACTCCCGAATTAATCCAGTTAGGTGAAAAGTTATATTTTGAAAAAAAACTTTCTGCAAACGATACACAGTCTTGTAATTCTTGTCATAACGTTGTCGGAAAAGCCGCTGGAGTGGATAATCTTCCTACGTCTCCGGGTGCATTTGGAAAAAATGGAGTCAGAAATTCTCCGACCGTTTTGAATGCTGGTTTTCATATCGCTCAGTTTTGGGACGGTAGGGCCAAGGATCTTAAAGAACAAGCCAAGGGGCCAATTTTAAATCCGGTGGAAATGGCTATGCCTTCTGCGTTAGAAGTAGAAAAGAAAATTGGTCAAATTCCGGAATACCAAGAACTTTTTGCAAAGGCTTATCCTGATTCTTTAACAAAAGAAAATTCTAATACTCTTACTAGAACACAAAAAATCACTTATGATAATATCACTGGAGCGATCGCTGCCTTTGAAAGAACTTTAAAAACTCAAGACCGTTTTGACGATTTTCAGAAAGGGAGTCATAACGCTCTTTCCGTGGAAGAACAGGAAGGTTTAGAAAAGTTTATAACAACTGGTTGTATTACTTGTCGCATAGGTCCTCTTTTAGGTGGAAATTCCTTTCGTAAACTGGGTCAGGTAAATCCTTATGAAAATTCTTCCGATACAGGCCGTCAGAATCTGACTAAAAATTCTTCGGATGCTTTTGTGTTTAAAGTTCCGTCATTACGAAACGTGGCGATTACCGGTCCTTACTTTCACGACGGGAAAGTTACCACTTTGGAAGAAGCGGTCAAAAAAATGGCTCATCTTCAACTTGGAAAAGATCTTTCGGATTCCGATACAAAGTTGATCGTAACTTTCCTGAAGACGTTGACCGATAAGAACCGGTCTAATTAA
- a CDS encoding MBL fold metallo-hydrolase, with amino-acid sequence MFSYEKEVFPGLYTIDCDYISTGLACAYLIVENEEAAFVENNTNHSIPILLEELRKIGRKPEDVKYIIITHVHLDHAGGTGLLAKHCPNATILAHPKAAKHLINPERLIQSSIQVYGEENFKKLYGEILPVPQERVKCPEDEEEIQWGNRIFKFYYTRGHANHHFCIYDSLSNGIFTGDSFGLGYKDFAVGKEPILYPSTTPTDFDSEEAIHTIDKILSTGADKAYLTHFGVWKNLESGARQMKRGLYRMQSILSSEEKSDLEGKALLESCTEKVRDYLKGELLAQGIALGEREKMILEFDSKINAQGLVFQIERKKRNKI; translated from the coding sequence ATGTTTTCTTATGAGAAAGAAGTTTTTCCGGGTTTATATACAATTGATTGTGATTATATTTCTACTGGACTTGCTTGCGCTTATCTGATTGTGGAAAATGAAGAGGCGGCTTTTGTAGAAAATAACACCAATCATTCGATTCCTATTTTACTTGAGGAATTGAGAAAGATAGGACGTAAACCAGAGGACGTAAAATATATCATAATCACTCACGTTCATCTGGATCACGCAGGTGGAACTGGATTGTTGGCAAAACATTGTCCAAATGCTACTATTCTAGCGCATCCCAAAGCGGCCAAACATCTAATCAATCCGGAAAGATTAATCCAAAGTTCGATCCAGGTTTATGGAGAAGAAAACTTTAAAAAGTTATACGGAGAAATTCTTCCGGTCCCACAAGAAAGAGTCAAATGCCCAGAAGACGAGGAAGAAATCCAATGGGGAAATAGAATATTCAAATTTTATTATACAAGAGGCCATGCAAATCATCACTTTTGTATCTATGATTCTTTAAGTAACGGTATATTTACGGGAGATTCTTTTGGATTGGGATACAAGGATTTTGCGGTTGGAAAAGAACCGATTCTTTATCCGTCTACGACTCCCACAGATTTTGATTCGGAAGAGGCGATCCATACGATTGATAAAATTCTTTCTACAGGTGCGGATAAGGCTTATCTGACTCATTTTGGAGTTTGGAAAAATTTAGAGTCCGGCGCACGTCAGATGAAACGGGGTTTGTATAGAATGCAGAGTATTCTTTCTTCTGAGGAAAAATCCGACTTAGAAGGAAAGGCTCTTCTTGAATCTTGCACTGAAAAAGTTAGGGATTATTTAAAGGGAGAACTTTTAGCTCAAGGAATCGCTTTAGGCGAAAGGGAAAAAATGATCTTAGAATTCGATTCTAAAATCAATGCACAAGGTTTGGTTTTTCAGATCGAACGGAAAAAGCGAAATAAGATTTAA
- a CDS encoding motility protein A: MNPTFVGLSVAFLSVLIAILLEGAHFLSFFKISAFLLIVGGTAGATFASFSLVQIKDLIFNLQRSVFPKRKLPLGELFLDFAERARKNGLLSLEDNLKSIQDPFLQRGIQLIVDGTDPRAVEEILFESAIAMEDKETNSAKILETAGGFSPTVGIIGTVMGLVGVLENLGAGTKALGEGIATAFIATFYGIAFANLLFFPLANRIKSWSKEQSDRRQAIIRGVIALQSGDNRRILMERMNPFID, translated from the coding sequence ATGAATCCTACTTTCGTCGGCCTTTCCGTCGCGTTCCTATCCGTCTTAATAGCGATTCTTTTGGAAGGCGCACATTTTCTTTCTTTCTTTAAGATTTCCGCGTTCCTTCTAATTGTAGGAGGAACGGCGGGGGCAACCTTTGCCAGTTTTTCCCTGGTACAAATCAAAGATCTTATTTTCAATCTTCAACGTTCGGTTTTTCCAAAACGAAAACTTCCACTTGGAGAACTCTTTTTAGACTTCGCGGAACGAGCGCGTAAGAACGGTCTTCTTTCTTTGGAAGATAATCTCAAATCTATCCAAGATCCATTTCTTCAAAGAGGAATCCAACTCATCGTAGACGGAACAGATCCCCGAGCAGTAGAAGAAATTCTTTTCGAGTCCGCTATAGCTATGGAAGATAAAGAAACGAACTCCGCAAAAATTTTAGAAACTGCAGGAGGATTTTCCCCTACGGTAGGAATCATCGGAACCGTTATGGGTCTTGTAGGAGTTTTGGAAAATTTAGGCGCGGGCACAAAAGCTCTTGGAGAAGGAATCGCCACCGCATTTATAGCCACCTTTTATGGAATCGCATTTGCAAATTTACTTTTTTTTCCTCTTGCCAATCGAATTAAGTCTTGGTCAAAGGAACAATCCGATCGTAGACAAGCGATCATTCGAGGAGTGATTGCCCTTCAAAGCGGAGATAATCGTCGGATTCTTATGGAAAGAATGAATCCGTTTATTGATTAA
- a CDS encoding DUF1292 domain-containing protein has protein sequence MSGLFGAEDSEFQEERIQETVQLLDEEGNPHSFIVAEALEIDENQYLLLTPIQEEDLNLINLDLSSLKGEDNAGYFAVRLEADEFGEDRLIEVQDKRELEDILSELNVDIV, from the coding sequence ATGAGCGGTCTTTTCGGGGCGGAAGATTCGGAATTTCAAGAAGAGCGGATTCAAGAAACCGTTCAGCTTTTAGATGAAGAAGGAAATCCTCATTCTTTTATCGTGGCGGAAGCTCTGGAGATTGATGAAAATCAATATCTACTCTTGACTCCTATTCAAGAGGAAGATTTAAATTTGATTAATTTAGACTTAAGTTCTTTAAAAGGAGAGGATAACGCAGGTTATTTTGCAGTACGTCTTGAAGCCGATGAATTTGGAGAGGATCGCCTAATCGAAGTTCAAGATAAAAGGGAATTAGAAGATATTCTATCTGAGTTGAACGTGGACATCGTTTGA
- a CDS encoding HNH endonuclease produces the protein MEPEDSIVWISEEELAKQRRIAKDLRKTSWWKKKKSSGVCNYCGKKFLPEELTMDHLIPLAKGGKSIKANLVPACKECNSAKKNKLPFEFDSEAE, from the coding sequence ATGGAACCAGAAGATTCTATAGTCTGGATTAGCGAAGAAGAACTCGCAAAACAAAGAAGAATTGCAAAAGATCTTCGCAAGACTTCCTGGTGGAAAAAGAAAAAAAGTTCTGGTGTCTGCAATTACTGCGGTAAAAAATTTCTTCCCGAAGAGTTGACGATGGATCATCTCATTCCTCTTGCAAAAGGAGGAAAATCTATCAAAGCAAATTTAGTTCCTGCATGCAAAGAATGTAATTCAGCAAAAAAGAATAAACTTCCGTTTGAGTTCGATTCGGAAGCTGAATAA
- a CDS encoding type I phosphomannose isomerase catalytic subunit, translating into MQKVIRFHPIYKERIWGGRKLGDFPGRKIPEGNIGESWEISDYGNDISIIKNGPLAGKSFRTAYLENTDSILGRPFRGKSFPLLIKIIDAKEKLSVQVHPDDVYAETYDPQSSGKKEAWIVLQAEPGSKLICGFLKVTNREEFKTLIEQNRAEEILREIPVKEGDSFILKPGRIHAIGAGILLMEVQQSSDSTYRVYDYGRPRELHLQKALEVLDYDGPCEEDVMKPILKSWDFGNRFRLTANDKFLMETLEISGNGKTFQIPNVYKEPVFQILTVLQGKIEIEGELLFQGDTLFLTAAGLEEGISAVNRNDLTKLSVSGPGSDWIIYKD; encoded by the coding sequence ATGCAGAAAGTGATCCGCTTTCATCCGATCTATAAGGAAAGAATTTGGGGCGGTAGAAAATTAGGAGATTTTCCGGGAAGAAAGATTCCAGAAGGAAACATAGGAGAATCCTGGGAAATCTCCGATTATGGAAACGATATTTCCATAATCAAGAACGGACCTTTGGCGGGCAAAAGTTTTCGAACCGCGTATTTGGAAAATACAGATTCGATTTTGGGACGGCCCTTTCGAGGAAAATCTTTTCCTCTTCTGATTAAGATTATAGACGCAAAAGAAAAACTTTCCGTACAAGTTCATCCAGATGACGTTTATGCGGAAACATACGACCCGCAGAGTTCCGGAAAAAAAGAGGCCTGGATCGTTTTACAAGCCGAACCAGGATCTAAACTTATATGCGGTTTTTTGAAAGTTACAAATAGAGAAGAATTTAAAACCCTAATAGAACAAAATAGGGCCGAAGAAATTTTAAGAGAGATTCCAGTAAAAGAAGGGGATTCTTTTATTTTGAAACCCGGAAGAATTCACGCGATCGGCGCCGGAATTCTTTTGATGGAAGTGCAACAATCCTCGGATTCTACTTACAGAGTTTACGATTATGGAAGGCCGAGAGAACTTCATCTTCAAAAGGCTCTGGAAGTTTTGGATTACGACGGACCTTGTGAAGAGGACGTAATGAAACCAATTCTAAAATCCTGGGATTTTGGAAATAGATTTCGTCTAACGGCAAACGATAAGTTTTTGATGGAAACTTTGGAAATTTCTGGAAACGGAAAAACATTCCAAATTCCGAATGTTTATAAAGAACCAGTCTTTCAGATTTTAACCGTTCTTCAGGGTAAAATTGAAATTGAGGGAGAATTACTTTTTCAAGGTGATACTTTATTTTTAACCGCAGCCGGTCTGGAAGAAGGTATTTCGGCAGTCAATCGAAATGATCTGACAAAGTTATCCGTGTCTGGGCCCGGCTCCGATTGGATTATTTATAAAGATTAG
- a CDS encoding J domain-containing protein: protein MNDPESTIDFPDHYKNLGLSPLASVERVKSRYRELAKIFHPDNRKTGSSDLFQKFAHSYQILTHPTRRKEYDLQYLSRHPEILLRFKSSLEEKTERFSSVKIKQIPSSRILYAGQAVDLARRGLLRAGMRNRERKKYSGIYYDIRILLIPEELNFPLSAKIPLVVRVLCPDCKGSNLFCDSCGGKGTYKSFRNLNLEMGAGKLLPGKIYELDLSGLKLEGFVHFKKNRLKVKIELLEGGKK from the coding sequence GTGAATGATCCGGAATCTACAATCGATTTTCCGGATCATTATAAAAATCTGGGTCTTTCTCCACTTGCTTCTGTAGAAAGAGTAAAGTCCCGTTATCGGGAATTGGCTAAAATTTTTCATCCCGATAACCGAAAAACCGGGTCTTCGGATCTATTTCAAAAATTCGCACACTCTTATCAGATACTAACTCATCCTACTCGAAGAAAAGAATACGATCTTCAATATCTCTCCAGACATCCTGAAATTCTTTTAAGATTCAAGTCTTCATTGGAGGAAAAAACGGAACGATTTTCTTCGGTAAAGATTAAACAAATTCCAAGTTCCAGAATCTTATATGCAGGGCAGGCGGTGGATTTGGCTAGAAGGGGATTACTTCGAGCCGGGATGAGGAATCGCGAGAGAAAAAAGTATTCCGGCATATATTATGATATTAGGATTCTCTTAATTCCAGAAGAATTAAATTTCCCGCTTTCCGCAAAAATTCCATTGGTAGTTCGTGTTTTATGCCCTGATTGTAAAGGTTCCAATTTATTTTGTGATTCTTGTGGCGGAAAAGGAACCTATAAAAGTTTTAGAAATCTCAATTTGGAAATGGGAGCTGGTAAATTATTACCTGGAAAAATTTATGAGTTGGATCTTTCCGGATTAAAACTAGAAGGATTTGTCCATTTTAAAAAAAATCGTCTTAAAGTAAAAATTGAACTCCTGGAAGGAGGGAAAAAATAG
- a CDS encoding LIC_12936 family protein: MKEKLFYFLILISTFAGISSQEFEPDGKVKILPYEQGQVKDLEVLGKDIVEFHKRIESRLGFLNQRKQIQDNLYSQFIPAYEDQIPQSRNRYMLDLRFVLKVSGAGATNSPLKLESVVFWSRKSLISKMRPQYEEISILKNDKITNEGPNSIELVVRKKTDSGTKETVYNVATIREPAQRIKLVRIYRTNLLEIIRRIDKYVEGSIKNAAEDVETTLREVENGGPYQENPKD; encoded by the coding sequence ATGAAAGAAAAATTATTTTATTTCCTGATTTTAATTTCCACGTTTGCCGGTATTTCGAGCCAAGAGTTTGAACCGGACGGTAAAGTGAAAATTCTACCTTATGAACAAGGACAGGTAAAAGACCTAGAAGTATTGGGTAAGGATATTGTAGAGTTTCATAAAAGAATCGAAAGTCGCCTTGGATTTTTAAATCAAAGAAAACAAATACAAGATAATCTTTATAGTCAATTTATTCCGGCTTACGAGGATCAAATTCCTCAAAGTAGAAATCGATATATGCTCGATCTTAGATTTGTATTGAAAGTATCGGGAGCAGGGGCCACAAATTCACCTTTAAAGTTGGAATCTGTCGTATTTTGGAGCAGGAAATCATTGATTTCTAAAATGCGCCCTCAGTATGAAGAAATTAGTATTCTCAAAAATGATAAAATCACCAATGAAGGACCCAATTCCATCGAATTAGTTGTAAGAAAGAAAACGGACTCGGGCACAAAAGAAACGGTTTATAATGTAGCCACGATCCGGGAACCGGCCCAAAGGATAAAACTGGTTCGAATTTACAGAACCAACCTTTTGGAAATCATTCGTCGAATTGATAAATATGTGGAAGGAAGTATTAAAAACGCAGCGGAAGACGTGGAAACCACACTCAGAGAAGTGGAAAATGGAGGACCTTATCAGGAGAATCCAAAGGACTAA
- a CDS encoding STAS domain-containing protein — protein MEISHRKSGETNIVSLSGSLDIYTSIDLKTFFENSIHKDNKNVVVNLEKLNYIDSSGIGMLIKQLNYVQDLNGSFFIANMKPAIEKVFKVAGLTSYFKTISPSEFSSNYP, from the coding sequence ATGGAAATTAGTCACAGAAAGTCAGGAGAAACTAATATTGTAAGTCTTTCGGGCAGTCTCGACATCTACACTTCAATCGATCTCAAAACATTTTTCGAAAATAGTATCCACAAAGATAACAAGAACGTTGTTGTAAATCTTGAAAAGCTAAACTACATAGATTCCTCGGGAATTGGAATGTTAATTAAACAGTTAAATTATGTTCAAGATCTCAACGGATCTTTTTTCATCGCCAATATGAAACCCGCAATCGAAAAAGTCTTTAAAGTCGCCGGTTTGACTTCCTACTTCAAAACAATTAGCCCTTCAGAATTCAGCTCCAACTATCCTTAA
- a CDS encoding rhomboid family intramembrane serine protease — MITLLICLLTFAISIWCFASEEKLDKFILNPYRLNRNKNYYTLLTSGFIHADWMHLIFNMVSFYSFGKNLEMTVGPIRFILFYLGTILITSAISWRKNLNNPRYSTLGASGGVCGVLFATILFYPDLSLYMMFIPIPIPGAIYAVLYLVYTYFSSKSGAADGINHDAHLWGALCGIAFALLLEPTILGRVLRNILGN, encoded by the coding sequence TTGATCACTCTATTGATTTGTTTATTAACCTTCGCCATTAGCATTTGGTGTTTTGCTTCTGAAGAAAAATTGGATAAGTTCATTTTGAATCCTTATCGATTGAATCGAAATAAGAACTATTATACATTACTTACTTCCGGTTTTATACACGCGGATTGGATGCATTTGATCTTTAACATGGTTTCGTTTTATTCTTTCGGAAAAAATCTAGAAATGACAGTGGGGCCGATCCGGTTTATTCTATTTTATTTGGGAACGATCTTGATTACGAGTGCGATTTCCTGGAGAAAAAATCTAAATAATCCTCGTTATTCTACGTTAGGCGCTTCGGGAGGCGTTTGTGGAGTATTGTTTGCCACAATTCTTTTTTATCCGGATCTTTCTCTTTATATGATGTTTATACCAATTCCGATTCCGGGTGCGATCTACGCGGTTTTGTATTTGGTTTATACCTATTTTTCCTCCAAAAGCGGTGCCGCGGACGGAATTAACCATGACGCTCACCTTTGGGGAGCGTTATGCGGAATTGCATTTGCTCTTTTGTTGGAACCTACGATTCTTGGCAGAGTTCTTCGGAATATTTTGGGAAATTAA
- the uvrB gene encoding excinuclease ABC subunit UvrB — protein sequence MASVFKIHSAYQPAGDQVKAIQNIADSFQKGEKKVTLVGVTGSGKTFTMAQVIQNLGLPTLVLSHNKTLAAQLFREFKEFFPENAVEYFVSYYDYYQPEAYVPSSDTFIEKDSSINEEIDKLRLRATSSLLEREDVVIVSSVSCIYGLGSPEEYTNSVVALKVGDTIERDAVIRKLLHIQYNRNDLDFSRGNFRVRGDSIEIYPAYHTDGIRIEFFGDEIDSISRINPVTAQTIFKLEKAYIYPAKHFITSGPKVKEAVENIRAEVDAQTDFFRKNNKLLEAERILSRTNYDMEMLQEMGYCNGIENYSRHLTGRKPGERPACLIDYFQGEFLLIVDESHVTIPQIGGMFAGDRARKQTLVDFGFRLPSALDNRPLNFQEFEILTPRTLYVSATPSEYEIEKSSKVVEQIIRPTGLLDPMVEVRPTKNQIEDLLVEIRKRIDAGERVLVTTLTKKMSEDLTDYYEEIGLKVAYLHSEVETLDRVGIIRDLRKGIYDVLIGINLLREGLDIPEVSLVAILDADKEGFLRNYKSLIQTIGRAARNVNGTAILYADKTTDSMAKAIEETKRRRKIQEDHNLKFGITPLTIKKEVGDIIEREEKERTSEDLVLEDVEKKFNFKKFPNKEVLKEKLREEMMKAAKELDFERAAILRDKMLSIQTEDPSAKN from the coding sequence ATGGCTTCCGTTTTTAAAATTCATTCCGCATATCAGCCGGCCGGGGATCAAGTCAAAGCGATCCAAAACATAGCCGATTCTTTTCAAAAGGGAGAGAAGAAGGTGACGTTGGTAGGTGTGACCGGTTCGGGTAAAACCTTTACAATGGCTCAGGTCATTCAAAATTTGGGACTTCCTACCCTGGTCTTGTCGCATAACAAAACTTTGGCGGCTCAACTCTTTCGAGAGTTTAAGGAGTTCTTTCCCGAAAACGCAGTGGAATATTTTGTTTCTTATTATGATTATTATCAGCCGGAGGCGTATGTTCCTTCTTCGGATACTTTTATCGAAAAGGACAGTTCCATCAACGAAGAGATCGATAAACTTAGATTGAGGGCCACTTCTTCTTTGTTGGAAAGGGAAGACGTGGTTATTGTAAGTTCTGTTTCTTGTATCTACGGTCTAGGTTCTCCGGAAGAATATACAAACTCAGTCGTAGCGTTAAAAGTAGGTGATACGATCGAAAGGGATGCTGTAATTCGTAAGTTGTTACACATACAATATAACCGGAACGATTTGGATTTTTCAAGGGGAAACTTTCGAGTTCGAGGAGATTCGATCGAAATTTATCCTGCGTATCATACCGACGGAATCAGAATTGAATTTTTTGGGGACGAAATCGATTCGATTAGTAGAATCAATCCAGTTACCGCACAAACGATTTTTAAATTAGAAAAAGCTTATATTTATCCAGCAAAACATTTTATTACTTCCGGTCCGAAGGTTAAAGAAGCGGTCGAAAATATAAGAGCGGAAGTGGATGCTCAGACTGACTTTTTTAGAAAGAACAATAAACTTCTGGAAGCGGAAAGGATCTTATCCCGTACGAATTACGATATGGAAATGCTCCAGGAAATGGGGTATTGCAACGGGATAGAAAATTATTCCAGACATCTTACTGGAAGAAAGCCGGGAGAACGTCCAGCCTGTTTGATCGATTATTTTCAAGGAGAGTTTCTTCTGATTGTGGACGAATCCCACGTAACGATTCCGCAGATCGGAGGAATGTTCGCTGGAGATAGGGCCCGCAAACAGACGTTAGTCGACTTCGGATTTAGACTTCCGAGTGCTTTAGATAATAGGCCTCTCAATTTTCAAGAGTTCGAGATTTTAACTCCTAGAACCCTTTATGTTTCTGCAACTCCCTCTGAGTATGAAATTGAAAAGAGTTCCAAGGTTGTAGAGCAGATCATTCGACCAACTGGACTTTTGGATCCGATGGTGGAAGTACGTCCTACTAAAAATCAAATCGAAGACCTTCTTGTGGAAATTCGTAAACGTATAGACGCGGGAGAAAGGGTTCTTGTCACTACTCTCACTAAAAAAATGTCGGAAGATCTTACCGATTATTACGAAGAGATCGGTTTAAAGGTGGCTTATCTACATTCTGAGGTGGAAACCTTGGATCGTGTCGGAATCATTCGAGATCTAAGAAAAGGAATTTACGACGTTCTGATTGGAATCAATCTTTTACGGGAAGGTTTGGATATTCCAGAAGTTTCTTTGGTCGCTATTTTGGACGCGGATAAGGAAGGTTTTTTAAGAAATTATAAATCTCTAATACAGACGATTGGTCGTGCCGCGAGAAACGTAAATGGGACGGCGATTCTTTACGCAGATAAAACAACCGATTCTATGGCAAAAGCGATCGAAGAAACCAAACGCCGTAGAAAGATCCAGGAAGATCACAATCTCAAATTTGGTATTACTCCTCTGACTATCAAAAAGGAAGTAGGAGATATTATCGAAAGAGAAGAGAAGGAGCGGACTTCGGAGGATCTGGTTCTGGAAGATGTGGAGAAAAAATTTAATTTTAAGAAATTTCCGAATAAGGAAGTATTGAAAGAAAAACTTCGTGAAGAGATGATGAAAGCGGCTAAGGAACTTGATTTTGAAAGAGCCGCAATTTTGAGGGATAAAATGTTATCGATTCAAACGGAAGATCCTTCAGCCAAAAATTAA
- a CDS encoding ATP-binding protein, with protein sequence MTFRLSKEEIEKQIRSMLSQGLTGTVNDFFSWIRMDTIRKFKDEPDLENTVVENILESFVESSYVKRSKFNSKEFHIHPDVIQGKKFPPKECYTLLGKITFQPMQYVRSRFEFFLKNQDTPEDLVVDLCIGVLEAVENAVKYGDGTEVEVEYYIDPSQTLFIQIINNLKELNLEQDIERGKFSSTATLMRGMMVMQKLFDELDLEILENKKQAQFNAKKKLS encoded by the coding sequence ATGACTTTCCGTCTTTCTAAAGAAGAAATCGAAAAACAGATTCGATCTATGCTTTCTCAGGGATTGACCGGAACGGTAAACGATTTTTTTTCTTGGATTCGGATGGATACTATCCGCAAATTCAAAGACGAACCCGATCTTGAAAATACAGTCGTAGAAAACATTCTGGAAAGTTTTGTAGAATCTAGTTATGTGAAACGAAGTAAGTTTAACTCTAAAGAATTTCATATTCATCCGGATGTCATCCAAGGAAAGAAATTTCCACCTAAGGAGTGTTATACTCTACTCGGTAAAATAACGTTTCAACCAATGCAGTATGTTCGAAGTCGTTTCGAATTTTTTCTCAAAAATCAAGATACTCCCGAAGATTTAGTGGTCGATCTTTGTATCGGAGTTTTAGAAGCCGTGGAAAACGCAGTCAAATACGGAGACGGTACTGAAGTAGAAGTCGAATATTATATAGATCCTTCTCAGACTCTTTTTATACAAATTATAAATAACCTCAAAGAACTGAATTTAGAGCAGGATATTGAAAGGGGAAAATTTTCTTCCACGGCCACCCTTATGCGAGGTATGATGGTCATGCAAAAACTTTTTGACGAACTCGATCTTGAAATTTTAGAAAATAAGAAACAAGCTCAGTTCAACGCCAAAAAGAAATTGTCATAG
- a CDS encoding tRNA (cytidine(34)-2'-O)-methyltransferase, whose protein sequence is MSLYIGLYRPEIPPNTGNIARLCVALGAELHIVGQASFDLSEKAARRAGLDYWDKVKIYFHSSLEEYKVALPSETNLYLISIYGKRSYTNVSYRKGDAFLFGNETSGVPLEIKNSWDQERILKIPMEDSSRCLNLSNSVAVISYEAMRQIKSW, encoded by the coding sequence ATGTCTTTGTATATAGGTCTTTATAGACCTGAAATTCCTCCCAATACCGGAAACATAGCAAGACTTTGTGTGGCTTTGGGGGCGGAACTTCATATCGTTGGACAAGCGTCCTTTGACCTTTCTGAAAAGGCGGCACGTAGAGCGGGATTAGATTATTGGGATAAGGTGAAAATTTATTTTCATTCTTCTTTAGAAGAATATAAAGTGGCTCTTCCTTCTGAAACTAATCTATATCTGATTTCGATTTACGGTAAACGCTCTTACACTAACGTAAGTTATAGGAAAGGGGATGCTTTTTTGTTTGGGAATGAAACTTCTGGAGTTCCTTTGGAAATAAAAAATTCCTGGGATCAGGAAAGGATTTTAAAAATTCCGATGGAAGATTCTTCCCGTTGTTTGAATTTAAGTAATTCAGTCGCAGTGATTTCATACGAAGCGATGCGCCAAATTAAGTCTTGGTAA